The Terriglobus roseus region TGCATGCGAATGCCATTGAGATATGGACTGACGTGAACGGTGTGATGACAACCGATCCGCGCATCTGTCCTGATGCGGTTCGTCTGCGCGCTATCAGTTTTGAGGAAGCGTCTGAGCTTGCTTATTTCGGAGCGAAGGTTCTCCATCCGGCTACGATTCTTCCGGCGGTGAAGAAGAACATTCCGGTCTGGGTGCTCAACTCGCACAATCCCGGCAACGAAGGCACCGTTATCACCGCGACTGCGACTGCGTCTTCCAGTCCGCTGAAGAGCATTGCGGTCAAACGCCATCTCGTGATCCTGCACATCATCTCGCGCAGGTTGCTTGTCTCGCATCGTTTTCTGCGTGCCGTGTTTGAGGTGTTCGATCGCTACGATTGCTCGGTCAACATGGTGGCTACGAGCGAGATCAGTCTCTCAGTGACTCTGGATGCGGTGGAGCATCTGGAAGCCATCCGCGAAGACCTGGCCAAGATTGCAGTGGTGGAGGAAGAAGAGGCGAAGTCGTTGATCTGCCTTGTGGGGGAGAAGCTGCGTGAGCAGCCGGGCATTGCGGCACGTGCTTTCTCAGCCATCCGCGGCACCAATCTGCAGATGATCTCGCAAGGGGCGAACGGTATCAGCATGAGCTTCGTTGTGGAGGACAGTGTCGTGGAGCAGACGGTTCGCTCACTCCATGCGGAGTTCTTTGCGGATGCCGATCCTGTTCTCTTCGACGTGTCCTCCCGGACGGCTGAACAGGAAGGCGTTCTGGTGTCTGCTTGATTGGCGTTGTGAGCGGGAATTTACGGGAATTGTCCGCATGATTAAGAACGTTTCCTAACTTGCCAGTCTGGTCGGAAGTGCGTGGCGCATTTCTGCGAAACCATTTCGCAAATCTCGGCGGGTTTTGATTGCGCCGTGCCCACCCATTCGATTAGCTTTGTGCCATCACAACATTTCTGAACGCCCGTGCACCAGCGCCCGGCTGTCTGCGCGCGGCTCTTCTTCCAGCGTCTGTGGGCCAGATTCCATCTCTGGCCCCGTAACCTGCATTTCCGTTGAAAGCGAGACTTTTCTGATGAATCTGCACCGTTTCAAGCAGGCAGCTGTTGCAACTGCCGCCGTCCTGCTCCTCTCTCCTGCCTTTGCGCAGCAGCAGACGGGCGACAAAGTGGATCTGGACGCACTGGCGCAGATCAAGCATGAAGCCCTTGAAAACTCGCACGTGATGGAAAACCTCTTCTGGATGTCAGAGGTTTACGGCCCGCGCGTGAACAACAGCCCCAACCACATGGCTGCCGCCGAGTGGGCGATGAAGCAGATGAAGGAGTGGGGACTGCAGAACGTTCATCTGGAGTACTGGCCCTTTGGCTACGGCTGGCAGATCAAGAAGTTCTACGGCGCGATGGAAAGCCCGGCTTACGCTGCGTTTACCGGCTTCCCGCTGGCGTGGACGCCCGGAACGCCTGGCGTTATCAATGTTGAGCCGATCTTTGCGCCCATCCACTCGGAGGAAGACTTCGCCAAGTGGCACGGCAAGCTGAAGGGTAAGGCTGTATTGATCTTCGATCCTGCGAAGCTCACTTTGCACACGCGCGCCGAGGCTCAGCCTTCGCCCACCGATGAAGAGATTCTTGCACGCGCAGGTCAGCCTCGCGGTGGTCGCGGAGCGGGTGGCCCTGGTGGTCCCGGCGGCGCTGCTGATCGCGATCCCAGCGGTCGTGGACGTCCTGGCGAAGGGACCCAGGAGTTCTCGCCCACATCGCTGGCCCTGGCGAATGCCAAGAACCATGATCTTCGCAACAAGATGAACAAGTTCCTGCACGATGAGCAGCCTGCCATTGTTCTGACGCCGGGTTACAACGGCGATCGCGGCACCATCTTCTCAACCTATGGTGGCTCTGAGAATCCGAATGATCCCGTCCCGCCGCCGATGGTCGCCATTGGAGCGGAGCAGTACAACCGCCTTGTGCGCCTGACGCAGCACAACATCACGCCGAAGCTCACGTTTGATGTGCAGGTGGAGTACCAGAAGAAGAATCAGAACGCTTTCAACGTGATCGGCGAAATCCCCGGCACCACAAAGAAGGATGAAGTCGTGATGTTGGGCGGCCACTTTGATAGCTGGCAGGGCGGCACTGGCGCAACTGACAATGGCACCGGTTCGTCTGTTGCCATGGAAGCTGTGCGCATTCTGGCCACCATGCACAAGCCCATGGCACGTACCGTTCGCGTGGCTCTGTGGGGCGGTGAAGAAGAAGGCGTCTACGGTTCAACAGCATACGTGCAGAAGCACTTTGCACCGCGCACCACCATGGTCAAGACGCCGGAGTATGACAAGTTTGACGTCTACTTCAACGATGACGGCGGTGCGGGCCGCTTCCGTGGCGTCTCCGCCGGCGGCAGCAAGGAGATGGGAACGATCTTCCAGTCGTGGATTGAACCCATCAAGGATCAGCACATCGTAGCCGTCAGCGGCACGGAGTTCCGTCCGACGTTGTCGCCCGGTGGTACTGACTCCACAGCGTTCTCATGGATTGGCTTGAACGGCATCAGCTTTATGCAGGATGGGCTGGAGTACGGCACCCTTACCCACCATTCCAACGCAGATACCTATGACCGCGTACCCGCGGCCGATGTGCAGCAGGGCTCGCTGGTTGAAGCATGGTTTGCCTACAACGCAGCTACTCGCAAGGACATGTTGCCGCGCATCCCAACCCCGGCGCCGGATCCGAACGCCAACGCTCACGAGTAAACAACGACACAGCAAGACACAGACGGGTGAGGCACGCAGCCTCACCCGTTTTCTATTGGAACTGCCTTAGTAGACCGAGGCTTCGCTCAGTTCCTTCAATTGCTCTGGCGTCAGCTCCAACTCCGTTGCAGCGAACAGATCTTCCAGTTGCTCTGTTGAAGTGGCACTTGCGATTGGCGCCAGGATGTTTGGGCGGGAGAGCAACCAGGCCAAGGCAATCGATGCCTGCTTTGCGCCTGTCTCCTTGCTCACTTTTGCGAGCGCCGCGAGAATCTTCATTCCGCGATCGTCAAAGTACTTGCCCAGCATGCCTGCGCGTTTTGCTTTTTCCGCATCCGCAGCCGTCTTGTACTTGCCGCTCAGAAAGCCCGAGGCCAGCGCGAAATATGGCACCACACCCAGGCTGAACTCCGCTACTACGGGTGCGAGATCATGCTCATATTCCGCGCGGTGATACAGGTTGTAATGCGGCTGCAGGGTCTGGTAGCGCGCGATACCCTCGCGGCGGGAAATCTCTTCTGACTCACGAAGACGATCACCGGAATAGTTCGACGCGCCAATTGCGCGTACTTTACCTTCCTTTACCAAGTCATCAAATGCACGCAGCGTCTCAGTCAGCGATGTGTCGGCGTCATCAATGTGTGCCTGATAGAGGTCGATGTAGTCGGTCTGTAAGCGGGTGAGTGACGCTTCTACGGCTTCCTTCATGTACACCGCGCTCAGGCCCTTTTTGCCTTCACCCATGGGGTTGCCGAGCTTCGTCGCCAACACGACGCTCTCGCGCTTGCCTGTCTTCTTGAACCAGTTGCCGATGATCGTTTCGCTCTCACCGCCCTTGTTCCCCGGAACCCATGACGAGTACATATCCGCCGTATCGATGAAGTTGTATCCGCGATCCACGAAGCGATCCAGCACAGCAAACGACTGCTTCTCATCGATGGTCCAGCCAAAGACATTCCCGCCCAGCATGATGGGCGAAACTTCTATTCCAGTGCTTCCAAGGGTGCGTTTGGTCATGATGTTTTGTTGGATGCGGCGACGCGGCTCCGCGGCGGACGCGCTTTTCCCATTCCACGTGATGGCAATGTAAATTTTGTGTCCGCCGGGATGTTGTTTCGCTTATGCGGACAACGGTGAGCTGTCCAACCATTCGCGCCAGGCGTTGAGGCCGCGTTCGCACTGGAGGCGATGGCGCTCTTTCTTGTCGCGGATCTTTTTGCGGAGTTCTTCTTCGAGCGGCAGCAACAGGTCAAAGGTGACGTTGGCTGGCTGGAAGCGCTTGGCTTCCGCGTGCGTGATGTAGTGCACGAGGGAGCCGTGGGCGCTGAGGCGGGGCGCGGGTTCTGGTGTTTCGCCGCGTGCGACGGAGGCGGCGAAACGGCCTGCGAGCATGCCTCCGGCGATGGACTCCGTGTAGCCCTCTACGCCGCTGAGCTGGCCAGCGATGAAGATGTTGGGGTGCTGACGCAGTTGTAGCTGCTCGTTCAGCAGCGTGGGCGAGTTGATGTAGGTGTTGCGGTGGATCTGGCCGTAGCGCAGGAACGTCGCGTTTTCCAAGCCGGGGATGAGGCGCAAGATACGTTGCTGGTCGCCGAACTTGATGTGATTCTGGAAGCCGACGAGGTTGTAGCTGTCGGCGCGCAGGTTTTCCTGGCGAAGCTGGACGACCGCGTACGGCGTGATTTCGGTTCCAGGGTAGCGCAGGCCCACGGGCTTCATGCAGCCGAAGCGGAGGGTGTCGCGGCCGCGGCGAGCGATCTCTTCAATGGGCAGGCAGCCTTCGAAGTAGTCGAGCTTCTCCCACTCCTTGGCTTCGACTTCGTGCGCGGCGACGAGCGCGTCGTAGAAGACGTCGTACTCCTCTTTGGTGAAGGGGCAGTTGATGTAGTCTGCGGAGCCTTTGTCCCAGCGTGCTTTGAAGTAGACGCGGTCCATGTTGATGGTGCTGGCGTCCACGACGGGCGCGATGGAGTCGTAGAAGGCTAGCTGGTCGGCGCCGGTGAGTCGCTGCAGTTCTGCCGCGAGTGCGGGCGAGGTGAGCGGGCCGGTAGCGAGGATGGTCAGCGTGTCTTCGCTGTTTTCGTCGAGCGACGTGACTTCTTCGCGGACGACCGTGATGCGCGGTTCGGCGGCGATGCGTTCGGCGACGCGTCGGGAGAACTCCACGCGGTCGACGGCGAGAGCGTGTCCGGCGGGGACGGCGCAGGCATCGGCTTCTTTGAGCAGGGCGGAGCCTGCGATGCGCATCTCCTGTTTGAGGAGCCAGGGCGCGGTGTTTTCGCTCTCGCTTTTGAGGGAGTTGGAGCAGACGAGTTCCGCGAAGTCGCTGGTCTGATGCGCTTCGGTGGAGCGGTTGGGGCGCATCTCGTGGAGGGTGACTTCGCAGCCGAAACGTGCGGCCTGCAGGGCGGCTTCCGGGCCTGCAAGGCCTCCGCCGATAACTTTGATTTTCTTCACAATTTCTATTTTCTCGCGAGCGGAACTTTTTCGGAGTAGGCTGCGTAGCAATACCCATGCGGACGTAGGCTTCTGAAAACCCGCACCGAGGCGCTTCATGCTTTGCCTGATCCTGTTAATCCTGTTCTTCAGCCGCCGCTGCTGGTACTGGTCGGGATATTCACCCTATGGTTATGGCTATTACGGCTGGCCCTATCGCGGATATGCCTATGGAGCGTATCCGTACGGGGCTTACAGCTACTACAACCCGTATTGGCGGGGATATTACCCGTATTACCGCCCTTACGGCTGCTACTAAGCGGATGTACCGGCGAGCCTTTTGAGCTCCTCGCCGGTCACGCGCAGGTTTAGCCATTCGCGCAGGACTTTGGCCCCGCTGGCTTCGTAGAAGTCGAGTGCGGGCTGGTTCCAGTCGAGACATTCCCATTGGAAACGGGTGCAGTTTCGTTCGAGCGCAATTTGTGCGAGGCGCTGGAACAGTGCTGCGCCGATGCCGCGTTTGCGGAAGGATTCGCGGACGAAGAGATCTTCCAGGTAGAGTGCCGGGCTGCCTTCCCACGTGGAGTATTGGAAGAAATAGAGCGCGAAGCCTGCGGTCTGGCCCTGCCATTCGGCCATGATGCAACGGAAGTAGGGCTGCGGGCCGAAGCCGTCGCGGAGGATGTCTTCTTCCGTGGCGATGACCGCGTGGGGTTCTTTTTCGTAGATGGCCAGGTCGCGGATGAGGGCGAGGATGGCGGGTGCGTCGGTGGGGACGGCGTCGCGGAGGATCAGGTCGTTTGGCATGTGTCTCTTGCGATTGTTACGCAGGAGGCGCACCTTCAGCACTTTGCGGTCCCAGCTTGCAGGTTTTAGCTACTGCGGCTTGCTGTTGTTGGTGTCGACCTTGAAGTCCTTGTCGTCCTTATCCTTCGAGTCCTTCGCGTCGGCTGCCTTGGCTGCGGCGGCTTTTGCGGCGTCGCGCTTGGTCTTTTCCTGGTCGAGATACTTGTCGAAGTTCACGGAGAAGGCGAAGAGTTCCGTGTCTTTGCCATCCTGCTTGGTGTGCATCATCTTCACGTAGAGCTCGGTGCCGCGGAGCGGAGGGTCGTCGAGGTCGCGGATGTCGTAGAAGAGGAAGCCGTTGGCGCTGCTGTGCGCCGGGATAGTGGTCTGGGTGAAGGAGAAGTCCTTGTCGTCGTCGAGGATCTTCTTGTCGACCGGCGTGGGGCGGTAGGTGATGGGCGTTCCGGGAATGCGCTTCTGCTTGATGTCGTTGAAGCGGAAGAGGCGGCGGTTCAACTCTTCGGGGGTGGCGGCGGGGAGCTTGGTGCCGTCCGAGCCGATGAGCTGGATGCGGACCTGGTTCAGGTCCAGCGGCGCGTCGCTGTCGTTCGCGATGATGAGGCGGATGGGCAGGATGCTGTGGCCGCTGTAGTCGAGCCGGAAGAAGTTGCCCTTTTCGCGGGTGTCGAATGGTTCGGCGGCGACGGTGACGTGCTCTTTCTCGTGCGTTTCGTGCGAGATGTACGCTGTGGCGGCG contains the following coding sequences:
- a CDS encoding M28 family peptidase, translating into MNLHRFKQAAVATAAVLLLSPAFAQQQTGDKVDLDALAQIKHEALENSHVMENLFWMSEVYGPRVNNSPNHMAAAEWAMKQMKEWGLQNVHLEYWPFGYGWQIKKFYGAMESPAYAAFTGFPLAWTPGTPGVINVEPIFAPIHSEEDFAKWHGKLKGKAVLIFDPAKLTLHTRAEAQPSPTDEEILARAGQPRGGRGAGGPGGPGGAADRDPSGRGRPGEGTQEFSPTSLALANAKNHDLRNKMNKFLHDEQPAIVLTPGYNGDRGTIFSTYGGSENPNDPVPPPMVAIGAEQYNRLVRLTQHNITPKLTFDVQVEYQKKNQNAFNVIGEIPGTTKKDEVVMLGGHFDSWQGGTGATDNGTGSSVAMEAVRILATMHKPMARTVRVALWGGEEEGVYGSTAYVQKHFAPRTTMVKTPEYDKFDVYFNDDGGAGRFRGVSAGGSKEMGTIFQSWIEPIKDQHIVAVSGTEFRPTLSPGGTDSTAFSWIGLNGISFMQDGLEYGTLTHHSNADTYDRVPAADVQQGSLVEAWFAYNAATRKDMLPRIPTPAPDPNANAHE
- a CDS encoding GNAT family N-acetyltransferase is translated as MPNDLILRDAVPTDAPAILALIRDLAIYEKEPHAVIATEEDILRDGFGPQPYFRCIMAEWQGQTAGFALYFFQYSTWEGSPALYLEDLFVRESFRKRGIGAALFQRLAQIALERNCTRFQWECLDWNQPALDFYEASGAKVLREWLNLRVTGEELKRLAGTSA
- the trmFO gene encoding methylenetetrahydrofolate--tRNA-(uracil(54)-C(5))-methyltransferase (FADH(2)-oxidizing) TrmFO yields the protein MKKIKVIGGGLAGPEAALQAARFGCEVTLHEMRPNRSTEAHQTSDFAELVCSNSLKSESENTAPWLLKQEMRIAGSALLKEADACAVPAGHALAVDRVEFSRRVAERIAAEPRITVVREEVTSLDENSEDTLTILATGPLTSPALAAELQRLTGADQLAFYDSIAPVVDASTINMDRVYFKARWDKGSADYINCPFTKEEYDVFYDALVAAHEVEAKEWEKLDYFEGCLPIEEIARRGRDTLRFGCMKPVGLRYPGTEITPYAVVQLRQENLRADSYNLVGFQNHIKFGDQQRILRLIPGLENATFLRYGQIHRNTYINSPTLLNEQLQLRQHPNIFIAGQLSGVEGYTESIAGGMLAGRFAASVARGETPEPAPRLSAHGSLVHYITHAEAKRFQPANVTFDLLLPLEEELRKKIRDKKERHRLQCERGLNAWREWLDSSPLSA
- the lysC gene encoding lysine-sensitive aspartokinase 3, which encodes MKFGGTSVQDAAAISRTIEIVNGRRNQKMRPVVVVSAMARVTDQLLAAAHAAVENDLPKAILISNVLRNRHIETAAVLVGRKLALLIQTLDKLFDQLDNVLTGIAAVGELTPRTSDLVVSFGERLSSLIVAQALEHRGISSVHVDARNCIITDAHFGKASPLSEETDAAVSEHVLSVVNANAVAVLGGFIASARNGITTTLGRGGSDYSAALIGGALHANAIEIWTDVNGVMTTDPRICPDAVRLRAISFEEASELAYFGAKVLHPATILPAVKKNIPVWVLNSHNPGNEGTVITATATASSSPLKSIAVKRHLVILHIISRRLLVSHRFLRAVFEVFDRYDCSVNMVATSEISLSVTLDAVEHLEAIREDLAKIAVVEEEEAKSLICLVGEKLREQPGIAARAFSAIRGTNLQMISQGANGISMSFVVEDSVVEQTVRSLHAEFFADADPVLFDVSSRTAEQEGVLVSA
- a CDS encoding aldo/keto reductase; protein product: MTKRTLGSTGIEVSPIMLGGNVFGWTIDEKQSFAVLDRFVDRGYNFIDTADMYSSWVPGNKGGESETIIGNWFKKTGKRESVVLATKLGNPMGEGKKGLSAVYMKEAVEASLTRLQTDYIDLYQAHIDDADTSLTETLRAFDDLVKEGKVRAIGASNYSGDRLRESEEISRREGIARYQTLQPHYNLYHRAEYEHDLAPVVAEFSLGVVPYFALASGFLSGKYKTAADAEKAKRAGMLGKYFDDRGMKILAALAKVSKETGAKQASIALAWLLSRPNILAPIASATSTEQLEDLFAATELELTPEQLKELSEASVY